DNA sequence from the Methanofollis formosanus genome:
GACGCGGTACGTCACTCCGGTTTGGTACGGTGAGACTCTTCTGGTCCCACGCCCTCCCACCACTCGCACCGGGGGCGCTGCCCCCTAGACCCCCGGGATGAAGACGGAGGCGGGAAGGCAGAGAATGAGATCCTGAAGGAAGAGCATGCCGCCCCCACCCATCCTCGCTCTGTGGGGGTCCTTGGGTGACCCCCGGCGAGAATAACGATCCATAGCCTGTATCAACAGCATGTTTTTGTGGTATGTTGTGTTCGAGGATTCTGCCGGCAGAATTGATAATTGACAGCGGATACGGTGATCCGAGGGCGGCGTCTCCGGTTCATACGCCTCACAGAGAGTGCCACCTGACTCTGGTCATATTTAAGATTGTAGGGATCTAACATGAACCATCGAGGGAAGGCCCAGATCATGCTGATAAAATTTGATATCTATCATGACGGCGACTGGTGGTGTGCCCGTGGTATGGGAGTGGATATCTTCACCCAGGGAAAAACGCTTGACGAACTCATGAAGAATATCAACGATGCAGTGGAACTCCACTTTGAGGAGAACATAGAAGCCGGCGAGGAGATCACGGTTGTCTCCCTGACAGAATTCCAGGTCGGTTCAGTTGCCAAAATCTCCGGTTGTTAGCGGCTTTCGTCTGGTGAAAGTGCTCAAATCTCTTGGATATACTGTCCTGCGGCAGCGCGGCAGCCACGTTCAGATGGGCAAGAACACGGCCGCCGGCGAACACCGGATCACGATCCCCCTGCACGAGGAGATCGCGAAAGGCACCCTGAACGATATCGTTACCAGGGTGCCGGATTGGAACTGCATCACAAAAGAAGACCTTTTTGATATGCTGCGATGAGCAGTGTCGTCTGCAATCCTCCGGGTTTCGAAGAACGCTGTGAACGAGATGGTCGAATGTTCGGTTCTGTTGAATCGGGCATGAGCCCCTGGCTCAAGCATACGGGATGAACATTCTTGTGGCGCCCCGGGGTGAGGATGGATCGATCCTTGATCCTTTTTCTTGCGTTCGATGAGCGAACAGAAATCGAGCATTGTGCCGCCCCCACCTCTCTTCGTTGTGGGGGGTCCGGGGGTGAAACCCCCGGCGCGAGATTACGGTGAAAGTTCTCAATAGGGGCGGCACATCTGATCGACGTGCCTTCCCCCAGCCTCCCGGCAGAGAGACCCGTCCAGAAAATTTCTCCAGCGTCACCCGAACCCCGACCGATGGCTATTAGTCTGGAGGAGACTGATAGAGATATTCTATGCATATCGAGGTAATCCCGGTCGAAGGCCTCCCACTCATCCATCAGGGGGATGACCTCGCAGAGATGATCTGCCGGCTGGTCGCCTTCGAGGACGGCGACATCCTCTGCCTCGCCTCCTCGGTCTACTCCAAGGCACACGGCCACACCAGACTGCTCGACGAGATCGTTCCCTCGGTCGACGCGGAGCGTATCGCGCTAAAAACCCATGAAGACCCCAGGTTCGTCCAGGCCGTCCTCGACGACACCACCGACGTCATCCTGGAAGAGCCCTTCATCCTC
Encoded proteins:
- a CDS encoding type II toxin-antitoxin system HicA family toxin; translation: MKVLKSLGYTVLRQRGSHVQMGKNTAAGEHRITIPLHEEIAKGTLNDIVTRVPDWNCITKEDLFDMLR
- a CDS encoding type II toxin-antitoxin system HicB family antitoxin — encoded protein: MGVDIFTQGKTLDELMKNINDAVELHFEENIEAGEEITVVSLTEFQVGSVAKISGC